One stretch of Zhihengliuella flava DNA includes these proteins:
- a CDS encoding phosphatase PAP2 family protein has translation MSATPGLESHRVQPAHQAARGRWAAAMATLLSHVFSPALLGTLVLVSIPLRHPETAWPATLVAVAFTMAIPWLALVAMRWSGRVSDMHVTRREQRWPLLLIAFGSILTGLGVLTATAAPAVVVAEVGLFLLGLLIVGTVNLFWKLSIHAAVASFAALYCVLLLPLGAHLAVIVVALVGWSRVRIGHHTPGQVLAGTVVGVVVSLGGLLPLFPA, from the coding sequence ATGAGTGCGACGCCGGGCCTTGAGTCACACCGTGTGCAGCCGGCGCATCAGGCTGCGCGGGGTCGCTGGGCGGCGGCGATGGCGACGCTGCTTTCCCACGTGTTCTCTCCGGCGCTCCTCGGCACGCTGGTTCTGGTCAGCATCCCCCTGCGCCATCCTGAGACGGCGTGGCCTGCCACCCTGGTGGCCGTCGCGTTCACGATGGCCATCCCGTGGCTGGCGCTCGTAGCGATGCGCTGGTCCGGCCGGGTGAGCGACATGCATGTCACCCGGCGCGAGCAGCGCTGGCCGCTACTGCTGATCGCCTTCGGGTCCATCCTGACCGGGCTCGGGGTCTTGACCGCGACGGCGGCGCCCGCCGTCGTCGTCGCCGAGGTGGGCCTCTTCCTGCTCGGCCTGCTGATCGTCGGCACGGTCAATCTGTTCTGGAAGCTTTCCATTCACGCGGCCGTCGCCTCATTCGCCGCGCTGTACTGCGTGTTGCTGCTGCCGCTGGGGGCGCACCTCGCGGTGATCGTGGTCGCGCTCGTCGGATGGAGCCGCGTGCGCATCGGCCATCACACGCCAGGCCAGGTCTTGGCCGGAACGGTGGTGGGCGTGGTGGTCAGCCTCGGTGGGCTACTGCCACTGTTCCCGGCCTGA
- a CDS encoding DUF4352 domain-containing protein codes for MSQYTAPAPTPPAPVKSSAGKGLGIAALVIAIIALLLSAVPIINNAAAVLGFIALILGITSLVVAAKKNGGKGFGIASSIIAVVAIVVVFATQAFYTAALDEVERSFNESMEEAETGVRDADPAEVAAGASAAADGDTAEAATDQADVTQEALTPGATAAVGDYEVTVDAVNLDATEDVAAANEFNSPAEGQYVLTDLSVTYTGDEEGTPWLDLNLELVGSDARIYSTTTCVAVLENSAIDQPNLSAGGSSSYQACFDVPAEATEGAQVRVGSTFDFSGEDFKVWAAQ; via the coding sequence ATGAGTCAATACACCGCGCCGGCGCCCACGCCGCCGGCACCTGTCAAGTCCTCGGCCGGCAAGGGCCTGGGGATCGCCGCTCTGGTCATCGCCATCATCGCGTTGCTGCTCTCCGCGGTCCCGATCATCAACAACGCGGCCGCCGTACTGGGTTTCATCGCCCTGATCCTCGGCATCACCTCCCTCGTCGTGGCCGCCAAGAAGAACGGCGGCAAGGGCTTCGGCATCGCCTCCAGCATCATCGCCGTGGTGGCCATCGTGGTGGTTTTTGCCACGCAGGCCTTCTACACGGCCGCGCTCGATGAGGTGGAACGCTCCTTCAACGAGTCCATGGAGGAGGCGGAGACCGGCGTGCGGGATGCGGACCCAGCGGAGGTCGCCGCGGGTGCCTCGGCGGCCGCCGACGGCGATACCGCGGAAGCCGCCACTGACCAGGCGGACGTTACTCAAGAGGCGCTGACGCCAGGCGCCACCGCCGCGGTGGGCGACTACGAGGTCACCGTGGACGCGGTGAACCTCGACGCCACGGAGGACGTCGCTGCGGCCAATGAGTTCAACAGCCCCGCCGAGGGGCAATACGTGCTCACCGACCTCAGCGTCACCTACACCGGGGACGAGGAAGGCACGCCCTGGCTTGACCTCAACCTCGAGCTGGTCGGCTCGGACGCGCGCATCTATTCGACCACCACGTGCGTGGCGGTGCTGGAGAACAGTGCGATCGACCAGCCGAACCTCTCGGCCGGCGGCTCCTCCAGCTATCAGGCCTGCTTCGACGTCCCGGCGGAGGCCACGGAGGGCGCGCAGGTGCGCGTCGGGTCCACCTTCGACTTCTCGGGTGAGGACTTTAAGGTCTGGGCCGCGCAGTAG
- a CDS encoding NADP-dependent oxidoreductase, which yields MPETTHAQSTQIQLASRPEGWPTAENFRTVTVDLPDLAEGQVRVANEFVSVDPYMRGRMSAAKSYVAPFELGEVMTGGAVGRVVASRAASLPEGTLVLHQLGWRDVAQADADAFRAVPELPDAPSSLYLGILGMTGLTAYVGLTEIAPVQPGETVFISGAAGAVGTAAGQIARLLGAARVVGSAGSAEKVALLTDKYGFDAALNYKDAPVREQLPALVPGGVDVFFDNVGGDHLEAAIDVMNDHGRLALCGAISQYNAQQAPQGPDNLVSFIKSSLSMRGFTLGNHLDKAGEYNQRMSQWFADGEIRYDETVVDGIENAVDAFLGLMRGANTGKMVVRTA from the coding sequence ATGCCTGAGACCACCCACGCACAGAGCACCCAGATTCAGCTGGCTTCCCGCCCCGAGGGCTGGCCGACGGCGGAGAATTTCCGCACCGTCACCGTCGACCTCCCGGACCTCGCCGAGGGGCAGGTGCGGGTGGCCAACGAGTTCGTCTCCGTGGACCCCTATATGCGCGGCCGGATGTCCGCGGCCAAGAGCTACGTCGCCCCGTTCGAGCTGGGCGAGGTCATGACGGGCGGCGCCGTGGGCCGCGTGGTGGCCTCCCGCGCCGCATCGCTCCCGGAGGGCACCCTAGTGTTGCACCAGCTCGGCTGGCGGGACGTCGCTCAGGCCGACGCGGACGCGTTCCGCGCGGTCCCCGAACTCCCGGACGCCCCCTCCTCGCTCTACCTCGGAATCCTAGGCATGACCGGCCTGACGGCCTACGTCGGCCTGACCGAGATTGCCCCCGTCCAGCCCGGGGAGACCGTGTTCATCTCCGGCGCGGCCGGCGCCGTGGGCACCGCCGCCGGGCAGATCGCGCGCCTGCTCGGCGCGGCCCGCGTGGTGGGCTCGGCCGGCTCGGCGGAGAAGGTTGCACTGCTCACGGACAAGTACGGGTTCGACGCGGCCCTGAACTATAAGGACGCCCCTGTCCGGGAGCAGCTGCCGGCCCTGGTGCCGGGCGGGGTGGACGTGTTCTTCGACAACGTGGGTGGGGACCACCTCGAGGCCGCCATCGACGTGATGAACGATCACGGCCGCCTGGCCCTGTGCGGGGCGATTTCCCAGTACAACGCGCAGCAGGCGCCGCAGGGCCCGGACAACCTGGTCTCCTTCATCAAGTCCAGCCTGTCCATGCGCGGCTTCACGCTGGGGAACCACCTCGACAAGGCGGGCGAGTACAACCAGCGGATGAGCCAGTGGTTTGCCGACGGTGAGATTCGCTACGACGAGACGGTGGTGGACGGGATCGAGAACGCCGTCGACGCGTTCCTGGGACTCATGCGGGGCGCCAACACGGGCAAAATGGTGGTCCGCACGGCCTAG
- a CDS encoding DoxX family protein encodes MNTATPATSAARLLLRLAIGALFVAHGLQKFNEYTLAGTAGAFAQMGIPAAEVAAPIVASIELVGGILLIIGFLTRPAAFALAAIMAGALFMVHLGSGVFVENGGFELVLALGAAALALALAGPGKVSLDAALFGRRNNALAQLA; translated from the coding sequence ATGAACACCGCGACACCCGCTACGTCTGCCGCCCGCCTGCTCCTTCGCCTCGCCATCGGCGCCCTCTTCGTGGCGCACGGCCTGCAGAAGTTCAACGAGTACACGCTCGCCGGAACCGCCGGCGCCTTTGCTCAGATGGGCATTCCTGCCGCCGAGGTGGCAGCGCCGATCGTAGCCAGCATCGAACTCGTCGGCGGAATTCTCCTCATCATCGGATTCCTGACCCGACCCGCCGCGTTCGCCCTAGCCGCCATCATGGCGGGAGCGCTCTTCATGGTCCACCTGGGCTCGGGGGTGTTCGTGGAGAACGGCGGGTTTGAGCTCGTCCTGGCGCTCGGCGCCGCCGCCCTGGCCTTGGCGCTGGCAGGGCCGGGCAAGGTCTCGCTCGACGCCGCCCTGTTCGGCCGCCGCAACAACGCGCTGGCCCAGCTGGCCTGA
- a CDS encoding TetR/AcrR family transcriptional regulator — protein sequence MGRVQTFDTDVAARAAREVFWRRGYEAAAIPELEAATGLRRSSLYNTFGSKRGLFDAAVRSYLQEVIAPRLRPMTGDNVDGEAVVDYLRGVKSALADPDAAAGRYGCLLMNTAGAPVAMEPAVGEAVAAYREELRAALYAGVSARHPRAEPEQWARVAEAVTALVTSAFALTRVDHAVALRSLETALELVD from the coding sequence GTGGGGCGAGTGCAGACCTTTGACACGGACGTGGCGGCCCGCGCCGCCCGCGAGGTGTTTTGGCGCCGGGGGTATGAGGCGGCGGCGATTCCCGAGCTGGAGGCCGCCACGGGCTTGCGCCGGTCCAGCCTGTACAACACGTTCGGCAGCAAGCGGGGCCTGTTCGACGCCGCCGTGCGCAGCTACCTGCAGGAAGTCATCGCCCCGCGGTTGCGGCCCATGACCGGCGACAACGTGGACGGCGAGGCCGTCGTCGACTACCTGCGCGGGGTGAAGTCGGCGCTCGCGGACCCGGACGCGGCCGCGGGGCGGTACGGGTGCTTGTTGATGAATACGGCCGGGGCGCCGGTGGCCATGGAGCCCGCGGTGGGCGAGGCCGTGGCGGCCTACCGGGAAGAGCTGCGCGCCGCACTGTACGCCGGGGTGAGCGCGCGTCATCCGCGCGCCGAGCCGGAGCAGTGGGCGCGTGTGGCGGAGGCGGTGACCGCGCTGGTGACCTCCGCCTTTGCGCTCACCCGCGTCGATCACGCGGTGGCGCTGCGGAGCCTCGAGACGGCGCTGGAGCTGGTGGATTAG
- a CDS encoding DUF1304 domain-containing protein, translating to MIIAGLTLAALAAGLHVVIFYLESLAWTSPRARAIFGTTEESARATRELAFNQGFYNLFLAILAGAGVIATAAGATTVGLTLAFAGLGSMAAAAAVLALSSPDKRGAAARQGILPAAAVVVLLLALL from the coding sequence ATGATCATCGCCGGCCTCACCCTTGCCGCCCTCGCCGCGGGGCTCCACGTGGTGATCTTCTACCTTGAATCCCTCGCCTGGACATCCCCGCGCGCTCGCGCCATCTTCGGCACCACCGAGGAATCGGCGCGCGCCACGCGTGAACTGGCCTTCAATCAGGGCTTCTACAACCTGTTCCTCGCGATCCTCGCCGGAGCAGGCGTCATCGCCACGGCAGCCGGCGCCACCACCGTGGGCCTCACGCTCGCCTTCGCGGGCCTGGGGTCCATGGCCGCGGCCGCGGCGGTGCTCGCGCTGAGTTCACCGGACAAGCGCGGGGCGGCGGCGCGGCAGGGGATCCTCCCGGCGGCCGCCGTCGTCGTGCTGCTCCTAGCTCTCCTGTAA
- a CDS encoding LysR family transcriptional regulator, which translates to MDLRQMEYLVALAEERNFTRAAELTRISQSGFSAAIRTLEEEMGAQLFRRTTRRVEATEAGLALLPHARAMLQQAASARDAVVQASQAVAGTLRIGSEQCLGVVDINPLLERFHRRHPAVETHFAQRGSQELMSMVRDGELDVALVATRGHFGSLTHRELGREPLVFLAHEGHELLSGRRPVPAGPAQGVGAREAQAVQWADLADREFVDFGPSWGIRELTDAAFEFNGVHRRVRCTVNDVHTLLDLVARRLGVAVVPRHVAMKPQAQGLMMLALPRSGTPEWTVSVVTAGPERAEAPARHLLGLLEGAPACSAEPAPLTGAAG; encoded by the coding sequence ATCTCCCAGTCCGGTTTCTCGGCGGCCATCCGCACGCTCGAGGAGGAGATGGGCGCGCAGCTCTTCCGCCGGACGACGCGGCGGGTGGAGGCCACCGAGGCGGGGCTGGCGCTCTTGCCGCACGCGCGGGCCATGCTGCAGCAAGCGGCGTCGGCGCGCGACGCCGTCGTGCAGGCCAGCCAGGCCGTCGCCGGCACGCTGCGGATCGGGTCCGAACAGTGCCTCGGCGTCGTGGACATCAACCCGCTGCTCGAGCGGTTTCATCGGCGGCACCCGGCCGTGGAGACGCACTTTGCGCAGCGGGGATCGCAGGAGCTGATGTCCATGGTGCGCGACGGCGAGCTGGACGTGGCGCTGGTGGCCACCCGCGGGCACTTTGGGTCCCTGACCCACCGCGAGCTCGGGCGGGAGCCGCTGGTCTTCCTGGCTCACGAGGGGCACGAGCTGCTGTCCGGGCGGCGGCCGGTACCGGCGGGCCCGGCCCAAGGGGTCGGTGCGCGGGAGGCGCAGGCCGTGCAATGGGCGGATCTGGCGGACCGGGAGTTTGTCGATTTCGGCCCGTCGTGGGGGATTCGTGAGTTGACCGACGCGGCGTTCGAGTTCAACGGGGTGCACCGGCGGGTGCGGTGCACGGTCAACGACGTGCACACGCTGCTGGATTTGGTGGCCCGGCGCCTCGGGGTGGCCGTGGTGCCGCGCCACGTGGCCATGAAGCCGCAGGCCCAAGGGCTCATGATGCTGGCGCTGCCGCGGTCCGGGACGCCCGAGTGGACGGTCTCGGTGGTCACGGCCGGGCCGGAGCGCGCGGAGGCGCCGGCTCGGCACCTGCTGGGGCTGCTGGAGGGCGCCCCGGCGTGTAGTGCCGAACCCGCGCCGCTCACGGGCGCAGCGGGGTGA